CCGGGCGCCTTTCATCCACTCCCGCCAGCGCCGGTCCCGTCAGTTTCTTGTGGACGTTATGGCACGAGGCGCACCGTGCCAGGAACAACTTTTTTCCTTCTTCCGCATCCGCCGCCACCAGGCGGCAACTCAGCAAAAGCGCTACGGTCAGGATGTGAATGCCTTTAACGTTCATGTTGCAGTTTTTTGATATCATCGAGGAGGAGCCGCACTTCTTTTTCCGAAGTGCCGCTGTAATATCCGCGGATGTATTGAAGGGAATCGAGTAAAACGAGGCGGTCGCTGTGGATGAAATCCTCCGGCCCGCCGTCCCCTTCCGTCGCCGTTATGAATAACCCTTTCCGGGCGAAACGGTAGAGCTCTCGCTTGTCGCCGGTGAGCAGCTGCCAGTTGCCCTGACCGTAACCTTTTTGCCGGATATACGCCTGTAGTTTTTGGGGCGTATCGTGCCCGGGGTCTACCGTCACGGAAACCAGGTTTATGTCTGCCCCGCTGTCCTGGATTTTTTGCATCTGCTCCATCATCACAGGGCAGATCGTGGGACAGGAAGTGAAAAACAAATGGGCGACCGTGATACGTCCTTTCCAATCTTCACTGTCCACCGGCAGGTTGCCTGCCGAAGTAAACGCGAAATGCTGTAGCCGGAAAGCTTTCTCTGGCCGATGCATATCCTCGAAGTTTTCGCCGTACCAGGGCAGGGGCGCATACTTTTGCTCCGCCAGCCGCACGATGCCGTATGCCGCCAGCGGCAAACCGACGATCACCAGCATAAAAGCCTTCCAGGATTTTAGTATGTTCAGCCGTGGCATATGGTATTATTTGCGTACCACCGGCACCGGGTCCGTCGGTTTGTACGGCGGCGCCTTGCGGTTGGTGTTGTTGAGCGCGTCCGAAATCGCGGGCGCGTAAGTGAGGAAAATGATCAGGCCCATGATCGCCAGCCAGGGCCTGAAGCTGTCTAGCAGGGGCACACGGCGCTCCTCATGCAGGGTTTCGCTCACCGGCAAATCAATGACCGGTTCGGCGGAACGCCTGCGCAGGCAGGTGCCGAAGAATGAAATGAAGTACAGCAATCCCGCCGTAAACATGATCCCGCCGCCCGCAAGCCCCAGCATCGACGATACCACCCAATACGGATTGAACTGTTCGCTGGAAGGATTGAGGTAAGTAAGGCCCATATTCGTCCGCCGCGGCTCGCCGATCAGCCCGCCATACATCAATCCGGCGGAGAAAATCAATACCCCCACCGTCCACAGGTAGGGTACGATGGTATTGAGCACCGGCGCGAAGATGCGCTTGCCGCTCAGTTGCGACAACATATAAATGCTCATCCCGAGGATCGCGAGGAAAACGGGACCGCCGACCGTGAGGTGGAAGTGCCCGGGAATGAAGGAGGTGTTGTGTACCACATTGTTCAGGGAATAGGATGCGTTCACCAGGCCGGTCAGTCCTCCGAAAATGAACAGGATAAGCCCGTTGATGAGATAGCCGAACAGGAACACGTCTTTCCGGAAGAAAGGCAGCTTCCAGATCCAGCTCCACAATCCTTTTGCGCCCCGTAACCTCGCTGCATATTCCAGCGACGCGGCGATGGTGAATGCCGTGATGAAGCTGGGAATGGCTACGCCGAAGGTGAGGATCGACTGGGTGATTTTGACGCCGCGCCCGATGGAAGGGTCGCCGAACTGGTGGTGCACGCCGATGGGGATCGACAAGATGAGGAAGATGAAGAACGCGATGCGCCCCGCATTCCCGGAATACAGCTTTCCGCCGGCGAGTTTGGGCAGCATGGTGTAAAACATGATATAGGAAGGCAGCAGCCAAAAGTACACCAGCGCATGCCCGAAGAACCAGAAAAGCGTGCGGGCCAGCATGATGTTGATCTCCTGCACCCAGCCAAGGCTCCAGGGCACCAGCATCACCAACACTTCATACGCTACCGCCAGCGTACACACGAACCAGATCGTAAAATTCACCAGCGTGCCGATAACGGCCACGGGCGTAGATTCGTTGGGGTTTTCCTTCTTCCACCGCAGGTACATCCCGATCCAGTCGAGATACGGGATCCAGGACCCGATGATGAGCATGGCCGTGCCGATGTAAAACGCGGGATGCGCCTTCAAGGGCGGATAAAATGTATACAACACCGATGCCTTCCCCGCCAGGATGGCCGCCGCGGCCAGGCCGGTGCCAGCCACCATCAGAAGCATCGACAAAAACGTGGCGGTCCTGTTCGGCTCGCGTTTCGTGTAAAAAAACATGGTGGCGTGCCCGAAGGCCACGGCGAAGAAGGTCGTGAGCACGATCGCATTGATGACACCATGCAACGTGAGCCCCTGGTAATAGTCCAGGCCCGCTACAGACGTGCGCTGG
Above is a genomic segment from Chitinophaga pollutisoli containing:
- a CDS encoding SCO family protein, which encodes MPRLNILKSWKAFMLVIVGLPLAAYGIVRLAEQKYAPLPWYGENFEDMHRPEKAFRLQHFAFTSAGNLPVDSEDWKGRITVAHLFFTSCPTICPVMMEQMQKIQDSGADINLVSVTVDPGHDTPQKLQAYIRQKGYGQGNWQLLTGDKRELYRFARKGLFITATEGDGGPEDFIHSDRLVLLDSLQYIRGYYSGTSEKEVRLLLDDIKKLQHER
- a CDS encoding cbb3-type cytochrome c oxidase subunit I, which codes for MQVSRSLRTILLIELFVPILLLTIGIYHGLMQVIYRSGVIQRTSVAGLDYYQGLTLHGVINAIVLTTFFAVAFGHATMFFYTKREPNRTATFLSMLLMVAGTGLAAAAILAGKASVLYTFYPPLKAHPAFYIGTAMLIIGSWIPYLDWIGMYLRWKKENPNESTPVAVIGTLVNFTIWFVCTLAVAYEVLVMLVPWSLGWVQEINIMLARTLFWFFGHALVYFWLLPSYIMFYTMLPKLAGGKLYSGNAGRIAFFIFLILSIPIGVHHQFGDPSIGRGVKITQSILTFGVAIPSFITAFTIAASLEYAARLRGAKGLWSWIWKLPFFRKDVFLFGYLINGLILFIFGGLTGLVNASYSLNNVVHNTSFIPGHFHLTVGGPVFLAILGMSIYMLSQLSGKRIFAPVLNTIVPYLWTVGVLIFSAGLMYGGLIGEPRRTNMGLTYLNPSSEQFNPYWVVSSMLGLAGGGIMFTAGLLYFISFFGTCLRRRSAEPVIDLPVSETLHEERRVPLLDSFRPWLAIMGLIIFLTYAPAISDALNNTNRKAPPYKPTDPVPVVRK